One genomic segment of Phoenix dactylifera cultivar Barhee BC4 unplaced genomic scaffold, palm_55x_up_171113_PBpolish2nd_filt_p 000425F, whole genome shotgun sequence includes these proteins:
- the LOC103716036 gene encoding nuclear receptor subfamily 4 group A member 3-like isoform X2, with protein sequence MEDMKRRHIPAFGNWDYCDDLPITQYFESARQAGLIRGHYYGEDGDLFKVPVPVKPTYHNHNHHHHHHHHKRGRKGDGEKQQYGKEQQRKQGSLCNVGAQSPKKPRAPKAVDEDLYKIPPELLYEKPKRKRMLTSLWSECLGLNCIA encoded by the exons ATGGAG GACATGAAGAGGCGCCATATACCGGCATTTGGGAACTGGGATTACTGCGACGATCTCCCAATTACCCAGTACTTCGAGTCAGCAAGGCAGGCCGGTTTGATCCGTGGCCATTACTATGGAGAAGATGGTGATCTCTTCAAGGTTCCAGTCCCTGTGAAGCCAACTTACCACAACcacaaccaccaccaccaccaccaccaccacaaaAGA GGGAGGAAGGGAGATGGAGAGAAGCAGCAATATGGAAAGGAGCAGCAGAGGAAGCAGGGGAGTTTGTGTAATGTCGGAGCTCAGAGCCCAAAGAAGCCAAGGGCTCCCAAGGCTGTGGATGAGGACTTGTACAAGATCCCCCCCGAGCTTCTCTATGAAAAGCCCAAGAGG AAGAGGATGCTGACGAGTTTGTGGTCAGAGTGCCTGGGACTTAACTGCATTGCCTga
- the LOC103716036 gene encoding uncharacterized protein LOC103716036 isoform X1, translating to MRLASFLYSSNTRMCALGRWMVFLVSLCFFEVRGGFCLQDMKRRHIPAFGNWDYCDDLPITQYFESARQAGLIRGHYYGEDGDLFKVPVPVKPTYHNHNHHHHHHHHKRGRKGDGEKQQYGKEQQRKQGSLCNVGAQSPKKPRAPKAVDEDLYKIPPELLYEKPKRKRMLTSLWSECLGLNCIA from the exons ATGAGACTGGCTTCTTTTCTTTACTCTAGCAATACTAGGATGTGTGCTTTGGGGAGGTGGATGGTGTTCTTGGTTTCTCTCTGTTTCTTCGAAGTAAGAGGTGGGTTTTGCTTGCAGGACATGAAGAGGCGCCATATACCGGCATTTGGGAACTGGGATTACTGCGACGATCTCCCAATTACCCAGTACTTCGAGTCAGCAAGGCAGGCCGGTTTGATCCGTGGCCATTACTATGGAGAAGATGGTGATCTCTTCAAGGTTCCAGTCCCTGTGAAGCCAACTTACCACAACcacaaccaccaccaccaccaccaccaccacaaaAGA GGGAGGAAGGGAGATGGAGAGAAGCAGCAATATGGAAAGGAGCAGCAGAGGAAGCAGGGGAGTTTGTGTAATGTCGGAGCTCAGAGCCCAAAGAAGCCAAGGGCTCCCAAGGCTGTGGATGAGGACTTGTACAAGATCCCCCCCGAGCTTCTCTATGAAAAGCCCAAGAGG AAGAGGATGCTGACGAGTTTGTGGTCAGAGTGCCTGGGACTTAACTGCATTGCCTga